The window TGTAACCTGTGCTGTTAGGACAGAGAACTATGCGGCGTTCAGATGTCCTGTGTGCGGTACGGAGATCGTTAGGTGTGCCCATTGCAGAGCTTCCAGCAAACCGTACGTTTGTCCCAAATGCGGATTTACAGGACCGTGAAACCGTCCTTTTTGAAAAAAGAGAGAAGGTTGGGTGATGTTTTATGGGTAAGGTGGCTATGGTGCTTCGCGTGACTCCTGAGGATCCTTCCCGTGCTGACGAACTGGCCGAACGGATAAGACAACTTAATCCTAACTCTGTGGATATCGAAGACATCGGGTTCGGGATAAAGGTGTTGAAGGTGTCATTCATCATCGATGACAGGGAAGGCGATCCCTCTTCTATCGAGGAGAAATTGAGAAACCTTGACGGTGTCAGCGAAATCGATACGTTGAGCGTTGACCTCATCTCCTAACCTATATTGTCCCCCTGAACCAAACTCCTCTCGGTACTTCAGGTTCATGTTTTTTCTTTTTTCACAAAATCGCTCGCTATTAACTCTTTCTCCATATTAC is drawn from Candidatus Micrarchaeota archaeon and contains these coding sequences:
- a CDS encoding RNA-binding protein; protein product: MKVCVTCAVRTENYAAFRCPVCGTEIVRCAHCRASSKPYVCPKCGFTGP
- a CDS encoding elongation factor 1-beta; amino-acid sequence: MGKVAMVLRVTPEDPSRADELAERIRQLNPNSVDIEDIGFGIKVLKVSFIIDDREGDPSSIEEKLRNLDGVSEIDTLSVDLIS